In a single window of the Streptomyces sp. HUAS ZL42 genome:
- a CDS encoding WhiB family transcriptional regulator, translating into MQLEAHAPSVPPSETIPPPGLTEDSTLTPLTALTALDDAIENLGVPVPCRSYDPEVFFAESPADVEYAKSLCRTCPLIEACLAGAKERREPWGVWGGELFVQGVVVARKRPRGRPRKNPVTA; encoded by the coding sequence GTGCAACTCGAAGCGCACGCCCCGTCCGTACCGCCTTCCGAAACGATCCCCCCGCCCGGCCTCACGGAGGACTCCACCTTGACCCCGCTGACTGCGCTCACCGCGCTCGACGACGCCATCGAGAACCTCGGCGTACCCGTTCCCTGCCGCTCCTACGACCCGGAGGTCTTCTTCGCCGAGTCGCCCGCGGACGTCGAGTACGCCAAGTCCCTCTGCCGCACCTGCCCGCTGATCGAGGCCTGCCTCGCAGGCGCCAAGGAGCGGCGTGAGCCCTGGGGCGTCTGGGGTGGCGAGCTGTTCGTCCAGGGTGTCGTCGTCGCCCGGAAGCGGCCGCGTGGTCGCCCGCGCAAGAACCCGGTCACGGCATGA
- a CDS encoding ABC1 kinase family protein, with protein MSDLPRKAVTRTAKLAALPLGFAGRATWGLGKRIVGESADIVGRELQQRTAEQLFKVLGELKGGAMKFGQALSVFESALPEEVAGPYRAALTKLQDAAPPMPTRTVHSVLAERLGEDWQDLFLEFEDKPAAAASIGQVHRGVWRDGREVAVKVQYPGAGDALLSDLNQLSRFARLLGPLIPGMDIKPLITELKDRVSEELDYGLEAQAQQVHAEEFTGDPDVVVPAVVHQCDQVLVSEWMDGIPLSEIISNGTQDQRDRAGQLLARFLFSGPARTGLLHADPHPGNFRLLPGGPDGEEDWRLGVLDFGTVDRLPGGLPTPIGDSLRMTLDGEADAVYQLLCTEGFVKESIDLDPDAVLDYLLPIIEPAQVEEFTFTRGWMRSQAARVADPRSPAYQLGKRLNLPPSYLLIHRVTLSTIGVLCQLGSTVRLREELEEWLPGFVEDEVPAEEESAAEA; from the coding sequence ATGTCTGATCTTCCCCGGAAGGCGGTCACCCGGACCGCCAAGCTCGCCGCGCTCCCGCTCGGCTTCGCCGGGCGGGCCACCTGGGGACTCGGTAAGCGGATCGTGGGCGAGTCCGCGGACATCGTCGGCCGCGAACTGCAACAGCGCACGGCGGAGCAGCTGTTCAAGGTGCTCGGCGAGCTGAAGGGCGGCGCGATGAAGTTCGGACAGGCACTGTCCGTCTTCGAGTCGGCCCTGCCCGAGGAGGTCGCGGGTCCCTACCGTGCGGCGCTGACGAAGCTCCAGGACGCGGCACCCCCGATGCCGACGCGCACCGTGCACTCGGTGCTGGCGGAGCGGCTCGGCGAGGACTGGCAGGACCTGTTCCTCGAGTTCGAGGACAAGCCGGCCGCGGCGGCCTCGATCGGCCAGGTGCACCGGGGAGTGTGGCGGGACGGCCGCGAGGTCGCGGTCAAGGTGCAGTACCCGGGTGCCGGCGACGCCCTGCTGTCCGACCTGAACCAATTGAGCAGGTTTGCCCGCCTGTTGGGTCCGCTGATCCCCGGCATGGACATCAAGCCACTGATCACCGAGCTCAAGGACCGCGTCTCCGAGGAGCTGGACTACGGCCTGGAAGCCCAGGCCCAGCAGGTCCACGCGGAGGAGTTCACGGGCGACCCGGACGTCGTGGTGCCCGCGGTGGTCCACCAGTGCGACCAGGTCCTGGTCAGCGAGTGGATGGACGGCATCCCCCTGTCGGAGATCATCTCCAACGGCACGCAGGACCAGCGGGACCGCGCCGGCCAGCTCCTGGCCCGCTTCTTGTTCTCCGGCCCGGCCCGCACCGGCCTGCTCCACGCCGACCCGCACCCCGGCAACTTCCGCCTCCTGCCCGGCGGCCCGGACGGCGAGGAGGACTGGCGCCTCGGCGTCCTCGACTTCGGCACGGTCGACCGCCTTCCCGGCGGACTGCCCACCCCCATCGGCGACTCCTTGCGCATGACCCTCGACGGCGAGGCGGATGCCGTCTACCAGCTCCTGTGCACGGAAGGCTTCGTCAAGGAATCCATAGACCTCGACCCCGACGCCGTCCTCGACTACCTCCTGCCGATCATCGAGCCGGCCCAGGTCGAGGAGTTCACCTTCACCCGTGGCTGGATGCGGAGCCAAGCGGCCCGAGTCGCCGACCCCCGCTCGCCCGCCTACCAGCTGGGCAAGCGCCTCAACCTGCCGCCGTCCTACCTCCTGATCCACCGGGTGACCCTCAGCACGATCGGCGTCCTGTGCCAGCTCGGCTCGACGGTGCGGCTGCGCGAGGAACTGGAGGAATGGCTGCCCGGCTTCGTGGAGGACGAGGTCCCGGCCGAGGAGGAGTCGGCGGCGGAGGCGTGA